In Oryctolagus cuniculus chromosome X, mOryCun1.1, whole genome shotgun sequence, a single window of DNA contains:
- the RHOGL gene encoding rho-related GTP-binding protein RhoG-like isoform X1 has protein sequence MVALDYEGRMQTIKCVVVGDGAVGKTCLLISYTTNAFPEEYIPTVFDNYSAQTCVDGQIVSLNLWDTAGQEEYDRLRTLSYPQTNIFVICFSIGNPSSYANVRHKWHPEVSHHCPNVPVLLVGTKRDLRSDLETVTKLKAQSLLPTTPQQGTSLAKQVGAVKYLECSALMQDGVHEVFSEAVRAVLYPATKKNTKKCVLL, from the coding sequence GACTACGAGGGAAGAATGCAGACAATCAAATGTGTGGTTGTAGGAGATGGGGCTGTAGGTAAGACCTGCCTTCTCATCAGTTACACAACCAATGCCTTTCCTGAGGAGTATATCCCCACTGTCTTTGACAACTATAGTGCCCAGACCTGTGTGGATGGCCAAATCGTCAGCCTGAATCTGTGGGACACCGCTGGCCAAGAGGAATACGACCGACTGCGAACGCTCTCCTACCCCCAGACTAATATCTTTGTGATTTGTTTTTCCATTGGCAATCCATCATCTTATGCCAATGTGAGGCATAAGTGGCACCCAGAGGTCTCCCATCATTGCCCTAATGTACCTGTTCTGCTGGTAGGCACCAAAAGAGACCTGCGCAGTGACCTGGAGACAGTGACAAAACTGAAGGCACAGAGCCTGCTGCCCACAACACCTCAACAAGGCACTTCCCTGGCTAAGCAGGTGGGGGCTGTGAAGTATCTGGAATGTTCAGCCCTGATGCAGGATGGGGTACATGAAGTATTTTCAGAAGCTGTCCGGGCTGTGCTTTACCCTGCCACAAAGAAGAACACCAAGAAGTGTGTCCTTTTATAG
- the RHOGL gene encoding rho-related GTP-binding protein RhoG-like, translating into MQTIKCVVVGDGAVGKTCLLISYTTNAFPEEYIPTVFDNYSAQTCVDGQIVSLNLWDTAGQEEYDRLRTLSYPQTNIFVICFSIGNPSSYANVRHKWHPEVSHHCPNVPVLLVGTKRDLRSDLETVTKLKAQSLLPTTPQQGTSLAKQVGAVKYLECSALMQDGVHEVFSEAVRAVLYPATKKNTKKCVLL; encoded by the coding sequence ATGCAGACAATCAAATGTGTGGTTGTAGGAGATGGGGCTGTAGGTAAGACCTGCCTTCTCATCAGTTACACAACCAATGCCTTTCCTGAGGAGTATATCCCCACTGTCTTTGACAACTATAGTGCCCAGACCTGTGTGGATGGCCAAATCGTCAGCCTGAATCTGTGGGACACCGCTGGCCAAGAGGAATACGACCGACTGCGAACGCTCTCCTACCCCCAGACTAATATCTTTGTGATTTGTTTTTCCATTGGCAATCCATCATCTTATGCCAATGTGAGGCATAAGTGGCACCCAGAGGTCTCCCATCATTGCCCTAATGTACCTGTTCTGCTGGTAGGCACCAAAAGAGACCTGCGCAGTGACCTGGAGACAGTGACAAAACTGAAGGCACAGAGCCTGCTGCCCACAACACCTCAACAAGGCACTTCCCTGGCTAAGCAGGTGGGGGCTGTGAAGTATCTGGAATGTTCAGCCCTGATGCAGGATGGGGTACATGAAGTATTTTCAGAAGCTGTCCGGGCTGTGCTTTACCCTGCCACAAAGAAGAACACCAAGAAGTGTGTCCTTTTATAG